One genomic region from Bubalus bubalis isolate 160015118507 breed Murrah chromosome 24, NDDB_SH_1, whole genome shotgun sequence encodes:
- the HBQ1 gene encoding hemoglobin subunit theta-1 has protein sequence MVLAPADRAAVLALWRKLGTNVGIYTTEALERTFVAFPSSKTYFLHLNLSPGSAQVRAHGQKVADALSLAVNHLDDLPGTLSYLRELHTHKLRVDPVFFKLLCHCLLVTLARHYPGDFSPNMHASLVKFLNHVISALAPSSG, from the exons ATGGTGCTGGCGCCGGCGGACCGCGCTGCAGTGCTCGCGTTGTGGCGGAAGCTCGGGACCAACGTCGGCATCTACACGACGGAGGCCCTGGAGAG GACCTTCGTGGCCTTCCCTTCCTCCAAGACCTATTTCCTCCACCTAAACTTGAGCCCCGGCTCCGCCCAGGTCAGAGCCCACGGCCAGAAGGTGGCCGACGCGCTGAGCCTGGCCGTGAACCACCTGGACGACCTGCCGGGCACCCTGTCGTACCTGCGCGAGCTGCACACGCACAAGCTGCGCGTGGACCCGGTCTTTTTCAAG CTGCTGTGCCACTGCCTGCTGGTGACCCTCGCCCGGCACTACCCCGGAGACTTCAGCCCCAACATGCACGCCTCACTGGTCAAGTTTCTGAACCACGTGATCTCGGCGCTGGCCCCCAGCAGTGGCTAA